TTAATAATTAAAGGCTACTTGTCTCCAGACTGTGGACTttaaccatcacacacacacacgcacacacacgcacgcacgcgcacacacacacgcacacagatggCGGTAATGCTTAGTAGATACTCTGGCGGTTTACATTGTCGTAATGCCTCAGCGAACATGGACACACAGGCGCACTCGGTGATGCGCTTGCTTGTGGACAAACACGGCCATTACAGACACACCTGGGTAACCAGAGCCGCGGTACCGGAGCCGCCTTTTAAAACCTCCCACATCCTCCGTGCAAACACACTGTAATCAACTGCGGCTCAGGGGCTTTTCATCATGCTgttctgctctgtgtgtgtgcgtgtgtgcgtgcgcgcgcgcgcgtgcttgtgtgtgtggcaAAATTTTGACAGACTGGGCGtccggggtagcgtagcggtctattgcgttgcctaccaacacggggatcaccggttcgaatccccgtgttacctccggatgcgggtacgtgtcccggtcgctgcagtaGTAGCGCCCccctctggtcggggcgcctgttcggcagaggtgtaaaaaccaggtccagaaagtaaaggtCTAAGCCGTGTATTTGCTCCGCTCGCGTACTACACCAGCAGGTTCTAGCCACCGCCGCTTTGCGCgcgtggttttttttttcttccgtacccgttttccgggaactctgcctctgattggctagtactcgttgagagagagcgttcgcctggattccgggaagacccgcccctaactctatctctgattggctaaccctatccttaaccaacctaatcgacggaggcaacgagtactagccaatcagaggcagagttcccggaaaacgggtacggaaaaAAATCAACGCCCACTGCTCAACTAGCTAGGCGGAACTAGCTAACGATATCAGCCGGTTTAGTAacgtggttggagcaaatacacggtttggacatttactttctggacctggttttttacAACTCTGCTGTTCGgggaatgggggggagggggaactggaggggaatagcgtgagcctcccacgcgctacgtcccccccggcgaaactcctcaccgtcgggtgaaaagaagcggctggcgactccacgtggtagtctgcagccctccgcggaccggcagaggggagggggagggggaggggagggggtggagcggagaccgggacggctcgtggaagggtggggtaattggccaagtacaactgggagaagaaTCGGCAATGTGGAGCCAGAATCATCCTACGGTCCTTGCCGCAGGTCGAGTTCCGAGAGGTCGCAAAACGCCGCGCCGTAAAGCGGGCCAGCACGCCGCCCTCCcggccgcgatattatgaaccctacatagccctcgccaaaatcccgtaccctgtcccaaatctcgcgaacggacgccggatttccgctgcgttgctaaggaaacaatcaactatcaactcggtgcgaagcaaagctaacgttagctaccttcaattttgtaattttgtatttttcgcaattttggacagctggctgcttttgtaattttggactgctggctgtcaacaacagaacggaggtaagtaacgttagttgtctgaaaatgaacatatatctaataaatagactttctcacatttaagaaagctgatcagtaagttgttacctgtgtataaatgtaaaagtcatattattacaatataggagctcgttttgtttgtagtcatgataaggggtgaagtatcctatgctcaaacgtggagcaagcaaagattgagttaaaaacgttaatgttgattgtggataacttagacaggttaaattgtgggtgtacagcgtttccttgatgagcgctaaccccataacaacatattttcgcgttgctacggtggggcacacgtgacaaagccagaaacgggattttggcgaggcctatgtagggttcataatatcgcctcccGGCCAGTTTTATAGGACTGTCAGTCAAAGGGGCTGCGTGGGTTGTCTCCAGATACAAactgacagtgagagagaggagagaggagggggggggagggggttgttcTCGAGCCGGGGTCTGTAGAGAGGAGGAGGTGACGCGTAAATGTGGACAGCTtctgtctgtacacacacacacacacacacatacagacacacacacacacagacacacacagacaggcacgcGCATACACCTCAGCCACCTATACTTAAATGTGAAGCCTCCTCTCACTTGCCCCTCTACTTTAGCTGATTTATTTGTCTCTTGTGTCTCCGGCACATCACCTTCTTCTGTCAGGGACGTCGTCCTGTCATCTTCGTGTCAACACGTCCTCTATTATAAGTCtattttggtgtgtgtgcgtgtctgtgtgcgcgcgtgtgtgtctgttcctGCGGTTTGTTTATGGTGCAATAAAAATCAGTAAGCAGTTTTgcaaactttttttcttcttccttgcaATATTCAGTCCCACCcgccccccacaccccaccccccaccgtaAAAGACATCTGACATAGTTTGCAATCGGAAGGGGAAAAATGCGGACTATTTTATCGCCGGCCATCGCCGACGGAGGCCCGGATGAAAGAAGTTCAGCCGGCTCCGCCATCGCGCGTGTGTTTAGACGCGATTATGAGCGTCACGAGCGTGTCAACTGACGGCCGGTCGTCTGTTCCTCTGCAGGAGCCGGGCCCATGCAGCCATGCTGATGTATGATTACCCAATGAAGACAGAAATGGAGACGGTACGTGTCCTttacggggtgtgtgtgtgtgtgtgtgtgtgtgtgtgtgtgtgccggccagTGTGTGGGCGTGTTTGCTCACACGCACAAGCTCACGCTCGCATGCACATAAACACCATACCCACACTATGCATgcacaaaacacacgcacacacacacgcacacgtatcACACTGCTGGTACGTGTCTAGACAGACTGGTTCCCACATTCCACTTCTTCCTGGACAAACAGGCTGTTGTAACAGTGGACATTTGCATACAATTGACATAAACGCCGCCAGCTAGCGcactaatggacacacacacacacacacgtgcacacgtacacacgtgcacacatgcacacatacacacatgcagcaCTCTGAGTAACAACAGGTAGCTGCACCTAAATTGAactttcatttttttttgcaGCCTACTTAGATTGTTTGGCTCGTTATGACTGTTATTCAAACTCTTCCTTCGTTccgctctcatctctctctctctctctctctctctctctctctctcttagtcacTCTACCCATCACTGGTGAAAACCCCAGAGGCTTACGGAGTGATCTTCTCTCATCTGGCCAGCACGACCCACCTCTACCACCCTGGACACACTCACGCCTTCGCCCAGTCTCAGACGCACTCGcactcccactcccactcccacaCCCCCAGCACCCTCTCCCACACCCAGCTGGAGCCCGTGGACCTGTCGCTCAGCAagcgctcctcttcctcctcctcctccccctcctcttcctcctccactccttcctcctcctcccctccgtgCTCCTCCGCCTCCTACCCCGCGTCCCCGCGCAGCTCTCCCCCTTCCCCCTACAGCTCGGGGAGCCGCACGTCGCCCAGCTGCTCCCCAGCCCAAGCCCAGCGgcgctcctccccctctctcaacCTCCCGCCCCATTCCGCACTCTCCTATCCCACTGTGCTGGCTCCTCTGATTAGTCCGGGCTCTGGGGTCCTCCCAGGGTCGGGGGTCATGCTGTCTCCGGTcatgctgcagccccttcctgtcCTCTACCCGTCCCCCCTCCACTTGCACCAGCCGATCATGGTCAGCCCTGCCGTTTCCAATGACGAcgttcaccatcatcaccatcatcaccacccgCGGCACGGAGTGAGGGAACACAAGTCAGGTGAGACTGCCCGTTCTCCctggctccgtgtgtgtgtgtgtgtgtgtgtgtgtgtgtgtgtgtgtgtgtgtgtgtgtgtgtgtgtgtgtgtgtgtgtgtgtgtgtgtgtgtgtgtcattctctctctctctctctcgctttctgtctctctctctctctgtctctctctctcgctctgtctctctgtctctgtgtgtgtgtgtgtgtgtgtgtgtgtgtgtcattctctctctctctctgtctctctctctctctctgtctctctctctgtctctctctctctctctgtctctctctctgtctctctctctgtctctctctctctctctctctgtctctctctctcgctctctgtctctctctgtgtgtgtgtgtgtgtgtgtgtgtgtgtgtgtgtgtgtgtcattctctctctctctctgtctctctctctgtctctctctctctctctctctctctctctcgctctctgtctctctctctgtctctctgtctctctctctctctctctctctctctctctctctctctctgtctctctgtctctctctctctctctctctctctctctctctctgagtttgTAAAGTTGTTGTCACATGATTGACGGAAAGAGGACATAAAGGCATGATCACTTGAAGGATCAGATGAGTCCGTGATGGGAAAGCATCGCTTGTACTGCCGATCGCACTGAGGACCAACACCGCCGTCCAGTTTTCCTTAACCGCAGACACGCTTTGTCTTCACGTTCAGCTCATGGTCGACGTGATCCGGCCCGAAGATGGCAGCGCTTCCTTTCTGGCCCCATTGTAAATTTGTGATCACAACtttttgtcgttgttgttgttggatttccccctctttttctccccagttgtatccggccaattacccccactcttccggaccgtcccggtcgctgctccacccccctctgcccatccggggaggcctgcagactaccacatgcctcctccgaggcatgtggagtcgccggccgcttcctctcacctgacagtgaggagtttcgccaggcgggtGTAGCActtgggaggctcatgctactcctccccccccgaacaggcgccccgaccgaccagaggaggcgctagtgcagtgaccgggacacatacccacatccggcttcccgcctgcagacacagccagttgggTCTGTAGCGGGAGGTAAtagtgggattcgaaccggtgatccccgtgttggtaggcaacagaacagaccgctacgctacccggacgcctgtgaTCACAACCCAGAAGTCGAGAATGCGGTGAAGGGTCAAGCccacagagaggagaggaaagcctTCTCCGACCATGGATttatgggggggggaggggcatctTTGAGCCAGATAATGTCAACAGTGGGCTGAACGTGACGGCAAGGCCTGTCTCCGGTCCCGGCAATCGGCAGCGCACGCGACCCTTTCCCCATTGAGAGGATCCGAGGCTCGAAAGCTCGCGCAGGATTTTGGAACAAGTTCCCGTGTGAAGATCGGTCGGGTCCGTGGGAACGATAGTAAAGGGGTGTGTTTTATTTGCATAAATGCTAATTCATATCTGTGGCGATGACGTTTTGTTTCAGCTCCCTGTGCAAAGCCCCCGGAGCTCCACGGCGAGGCCCACGACCTGAACAAGCCTGTCAAAACGGAGCCGCGCTCGGAGCACGCCCACGACTCCTACGGCAGCCGCGAGATGACGTCACCGTCGGTCATCAGCATAGCGCACGCCTACGGCGAGTGAGTAGTGCGCACACGATGCAACGCGtgaccacgcacgcacgcacgcacgcacgcacacagggggagggggggaaagcaGGGGGACGTCACACGCTCGTTACCCTTAGGATGGTTCTCCCTCGAGACTTACCTCGATTTTCCATCCGCcaatgaattgtgtgtgtgtgtgtgtgggggggggggtaacgtcgTGGTGTTTTTCGTGCCCAAATTCTTCCGCAAGTGTGAACACGGACTCGGTGCGAGACGTAAACAGAGGCTGCGGGGCCAGTCCCTGGCGGGGCAGGCCGAGTGACAAGTTGCGTGTGTTCCGCTTCCACCGCAAGGCGCCAAAAAATGCTTGAAATGAGGACGGACCGGCGAAGCGGCGCCCGCTCCTGCCCAACCGGAGTCGGTCAAATGGGCACGTTTTCTTCCTGGAAGTCCGAAACGCCGCGCAAACGAGACGCGTCGTGATACTCCTGTCGTTCGCGTGACTTGCCTTTCTCTCGTTATCTCAGCCATTATcttacacccccctccccctccccacatcATCCTTTTCGTTTGTTGACAGACATTACGACATCGCAACGGCCTTCTTAATAACCCGCCGCCTCTCCCTCGCCCTCCTCTCGgcccccctcttcctccccctACTCCTCTCCCCGCGCCGTTCCTCTTCCCCGTTTCCTCTCCGTTCCGCTCTTCCTGTTTTCTTTAAACACTCATTGTCCTCATTCGTGACTCGCTTCCCCCTCACGATGGCCCTtcgctccccctcctcctcctcctcctcctcctcctcctgcttgcCCCAGTCTTTctccctccttttccaagtaATGCTCTTTCCTGGAAGGTATAATTGAGGGTATCGGGGCTGATGGAATGTTGCCAGTAGGTttttgtgcgcgcgcgtgtgtgcgcgtgtgttgggggggggcggcAGGGGATGTAAACGCGTTTAATCCGTCGGCACCCACTGGCGGTGTCAAGGTGACTGCCGTTGGGAACCGTCTCATACGCTTGTCAGGCCCGGTATGACTGGGTGCTGAAAAGGAAGTGGGCGTGTCCGGAGCTGTcagcgccgcgccgcgccgcgccgcgccgctcaGAACATGCTGCCACATGCGCCGtgtcgacgtgtgtgtgtgcgcgcgctataTGGGTCAGGCTCGGCAACTGTACATGATGACTGGTTGGCCTaaagtgtgtgtgatgggggggtgtgtgggtggggggggggattttcggCGCATTCCTTTCCGCAAGAAATGGATTCACGTTTCAGTACCTGATACCGGCTTTCAACAAACGcttaagacagacacacacacacacgtacacgcacgaATACACAACCAGTTTTTGTTTAGCCACAATAAAGCCCGGGGCTGTCTTAATTATCCCGTTTATTCTGTCGTCCTCCCTCCTTTTCCGAAGTAGAATACACGTTTTTGTTGTGTATTTCCGTTGTATAGCTTTATTTATCGCATAGACAACCATttattacacacacagacacacgcctcCCTGTTACATAATCGAGGGTGCCGATGCGTAGGAATAGATGTCATTAACTACTCGTAAATACAAAGTactgtgtgagtttgtgtatttATTCGCCTTGGCAGGGAGCTGTACAGTGAATTGAGTGCAGTGCAGTCCATCAAGTGAACGTGTTACTaatggatttcttttttttttttgttaatgtttCGGGACTGTATTGGCACACTGACCGACGTCAAATTCCTGGTCTGAGCTCagcgaatgaaaaaaaaagaagaaaaaaaaagctgcacaAAGGGAGGACATGGCAGATTGGGCGAGGCAGGAAGTGTTTTCATGTTAAAGTTCCTTTTACTGCCACACAGCTGGCCCAGTAGATTTCCTTtcagttggggggtggggggtggggtgaaaATGGCATTGTGTAACTCCGATTTCCGCAGAGAATAACAGCAGGTAAATAAACCAGTGAGCTGCGTTCGTTTCGAGTCCCGAGAGGTTCGACTTGCGCGCcaccatcgccccctgctggtcaAGTGTGGCACATGACGAGATGATATCACTTAAATAGTAGTTATAAACCTCTAATGACTCTtaacctccctccctctctctctctctctctctctctctctctctccccatctttcTCCCTTCAGGGGCAACAACCCATCGGTAATCGTTCACTCAGGCACTAAGCATCCTCTCCCCATCGAATCTCCGGATTCGCTGAAGAAGAGACGAATCCACCGCTGCGATTTCGGGGGCTGCAATAAAGTGTACACCAAAAGCTCCCACCTGAAAGCGCACCGCAGGACACACACAGGTGAGAGGTTCGATCCCCAGTAGGGCCAGTTACCTGAAAGTCAAGTACCGAACCATGTGCCACAGAGGGCCGTGTGTGCTGTAGGTCAGTGTTCAACCCAGCCCAACACTACACTGTCTGATTTCACTAGCTAACACAACTTTAGCCAGACAGGCGAGGACTTGCCATTGAAAGccgctggtgtagtgttggggttGTACGAAAAACCACGGCATACGCGTACATATGGCCCTCCACGACGCATGATtgacaaggctcggcgttttcgttTTTTACTGATTTTTCGCCGAAAAATTCCCAGATTTTTTCAAAGGGCTTacactgattttcacccggattttacgtttccgcggatccaaaagttgttcctgttcgtgtgaggttgtgTAACAGTGGCCCCTTGTGGCGAAATTTGGAATaccggatggctttgaaaaataaaaaccgaaaacgctgagccttgatgaTTGATTACCCCTAGTGTGCCCTAGTGGCCCTCAGTTGGTGCGAGAGCTCGTTTTTATGACCTTCTTTATGTCCCCTCTTGGCTATGCGCAGGTGAAAAACCCTACAAGTGCATGTGGGAAGGCTGCACATGGAAGTTCGCCCGCTCAGACGAATTGACGAGACACTTCCGCAAGCACACGGGTGTCAAACCGTTCCAGTGTCCCGACTGTGAACGCAGCTTCTCCCGTtccgaccacttggctctgcacAAGAAGCGCCACCTTCTCGTGTGAACCACTCGCACACAGGACTGTGAACGCCTCTGAGAGCGAGCAGCGCAGCCTGGTAGCAGCTTAACGCCATCGACATAATCGGACTCGTGCCGCTACCGGTTGTAGGGGTTTAAGATCTGGCCTCGACCGTGAGGCTCGGATGGGGGTGGAGAATGTTCCTCAGGGTGCAAGTTAAGACCCTATCACCTTATACGCCTAACTGGGAGCTGGAGTCCACTCGTCTAATCACCAAGCCACCCCTCTATCCACTCATCCATTAAAACTTTGTGCTTTCTTCCTTCTGTTCAAATagttgcgacccccccccccctcccctccttacTCCTCAGAAGCTTTAACATCAGTTCACCCTACCGTTATGATAGGAATGGAGGCCTCAAACGTGACCTCGAGCCAGTTTTAAGGAAGGGGCGGCAGCATCTCAGCTGGACTGAGAACAGCAGTCTGTTCagccaagaggaaacaccgaccGATACACACAGCCATGCTCGAGCTTTACTTTCGTAAATAAgcgctctttctttttctctttccttgCAGGCTAACGCACGCAAGGTTTCGCAATTTCTATAAAAAAGGATCGTGTACTTTAAACGAACAGAAAAATAAAgaagagaaaacacacacacacacacacacgcagcctcttgtgcacactcacacacaaaactaTCTCCCGCACACACAATCGCAGTCTCTCGCACAAATATTctctctgcttcacacacacacacacacacaactcttaaCACTTTCAACCACTTGCAAGGCCAATATAATGTGAAAGCTGTTTTCCCCCACAGGGGAAGTCTTCAGAATGTACTTGTCATATCGTACCTACTGTGTCATATAAAATCCACCTTGCTCTCATCAGTACCGCTTCtgctctagctagctagctcatccTCATGTACAGCCTCACACGTAGCCAGGCAAGGCCTTATCTACTATATAGCCATATATTTATGTACTATAGCCACTTAGCCATATAGCACCACACACCTCATCTGCCTCTACAAGCTTGTACCATGAAGTGACTTAACAGACAGCTAGCTATTACTCGCTTTCTCATTCTCTCGGtccctcttacacacacacacacacactttattatgAATACTCATTTACACAAAAGATGCACAAGAAAATATGCACTTACTGAAAGCAGCTAAGGCCTGTGTGGTTTTGGTATTTGGGTCAAAAGAGGACTATTGGTCTCATCCATTCTCAAAGTGAAGTGTTCTTCTCTTTGTACTTAGAAATGTGAACGATTTACTTGCTTAAACGGGCATTATTGTACAGCGAGGAAAGACACCGGTTGCTTGGTTTAAGGGTAGAAGCAATGAAATGTATgccataaaaaaaaattttttttcttgtatCAAGCGTATGTATCTGTGATATGAACTTTTGGTTTGTGCTGTGACACAGTGATATtctgtgctttttttttgttttttttgacactTTTTATAcggggcaaaagaaaaaaaaattgtactaATTGCAAAAGCGGAGAGAGTTGCTCGTGATTTTCGTCGTCAGGAACAGGttaagggtttttgttttttttgtttttttttccgagATGCTGTTGCACGCATCCAATTGTCGAATGAAAATTGTCACCTAATTAAGCAATCAATATTTAAAATTGTTGTGTTGATTATGTACTCTAAAGGCCTTCACGTAGTGGACACCTTCTGAGGAGGGCATACTTTATTGTGCTTCCGTGCTAGCGGTTAACGATCAAGCAAGCAAGAGAATGTGGCACTCATTTTGGAACAAatggtttttatatatatatatatatgtgtatatatatatatacttctgATGGGCAAAATAATTTTGTACATAGCGTCTTTGTACATGTCCGCAGGAAAATGTGCACTTTATATCGTAAAGAAAAGCCTTcccaaagccaaa
This genomic stretch from Lampris incognitus isolate fLamInc1 chromosome 5, fLamInc1.hap2, whole genome shotgun sequence harbors:
- the klf3 gene encoding Krueppel-like factor 3, with translation MLMYDYPMKTEMETSLYPSLVKTPEAYGVIFSHLASTTHLYHPGHTHAFAQSQTHSHSHSHSHTPSTLSHTQLEPVDLSLSKRSSSSSSSPSSSSSTPSSSSPPCSSASYPASPRSSPPSPYSSGSRTSPSCSPAQAQRRSSPSLNLPPHSALSYPTVLAPLISPGSGVLPGSGVMLSPVMLQPLPVLYPSPLHLHQPIMVSPAVSNDDVHHHHHHHHPRHGVREHKSAPCAKPPELHGEAHDLNKPVKTEPRSEHAHDSYGSREMTSPSVISIAHAYGEGNNPSVIVHSGTKHPLPIESPDSLKKRRIHRCDFGGCNKVYTKSSHLKAHRRTHTGEKPYKCMWEGCTWKFARSDELTRHFRKHTGVKPFQCPDCERSFSRSDHLALHKKRHLLV